From a single Kitasatospora sp. NBC_00458 genomic region:
- a CDS encoding non-ribosomal peptide synthetase translates to MSPSEAPPAARPDGHPAPPPDGVARTAPVSGLQRGLWFLDRLNPGAATYTTPWTYDVTGPLDLTLLRRALDGLSARHEALRTTFALHPDGPRQHVHHTLAVPLAVTDLRGLPEDERAGRAERLVDERAAEPFDLTAGPLLRAEAVRLADDRTTLLFVVHHIVWDGWSAEVFERELVELYGAAGAGRAPALPELATQYADYALDEQDTPYEEHLAYWKDRLDGAPALLELPADHPRPAERGQRGRTEPFDLPAGTAARVRALAEQEGVTPFTVQLAAFALLVGRWTGADDLLVGTPVTTRNRPELADLLGYFVNLLPLRIRLAPGATFRGLLADVQDGAFDAFGYLDVPFDQLVDLLGTDRTPEHPPLVQVVFGAHAEDRTPLALGAATAERTVRSNGTAKFDLTWSVFEDTAGPGGGTAGGGLRGEAEYDSDLFDPGTVRRLAADYADLLDAALTDPDATVLRLTSAGQPHRPARLDRGHCLHHLFERAADAYGDRPAVSDPDGTLDYAELDRRANRLAHALIARGVRPGDRVGLLLERTAAVPVAILAVLKTGAAYVPVDLAAPADRAALVFGDTAVGAVVTDRPDRAPDGPWQTLDLTARAAEIADRPATRPPAVGRPDDLAYLIFTSGSTGRPKGVAVAHEHVSRLLASGRPHFGFGPDAVWTLFHSYAFDWTVWELWGALLHGARLVVVPYLTSRSPDEFAGLLDEQRVTHLCLTPSALRQLEPALRRHPRALPDLRWIMLGGEALDPGVVQRWHDLDPLPPARLCNLYGITETTVHVTTHDVAPGGEGFERSLVGEPMPHLTALVLDDWLRPCPAGVPGELYIGGGSLAHGYWGRPGLTAGRFVADPYGPPGARLYRTGDVARRLPDGALEYVGRADFQVKLRGFRIELGEIENAVTAHPDVDACVVTVHDDRLAAYVTGREPADLRGFLGRSLPDYMVPATVTVLDALPLTVNGKVDRAALPAPGRPSPAAAGRHAEPRTPEEELFAAVWTEVLGVPGIGVHDDFFHLGGDSIRAVQLAGVLHDRGWQVGLRDVFNAPTVAALLPLARPAAADPGADRPFALLAEEDRAELPPDVVDAYPMVSMQLSMVFHMEVAGGTDSYHNVNSYRIAGDLDETAFHRSVNEAMTRHAVLRTGLDLSGYGEPLQLVHGTLPAPVSFADLRGAGPAEQDAAVRAVFDDHRERPFDLAVPPLFRITVQRLAEDAFQLTVSEHHAILDGWSFTSLLTELLERHTALAADPASAPTPPPRTAFRDFVAVERAAAGDAGSLDYWHRRLDGATGQLWPGSEDVHELPRTVERVLPDAPGQLRRAADALAVPVKSVALAAHLHALARITGRARVTTGLAMNGRLERLGGTEVYGLFLNTVPLVAEPGEDLAELVRHVHREELDMMPHRRVPFARLARMMADTALDSQFGYLRFHALGRLGSARIEDGRIGSEPTLRHEPNSFAFGASLIQDPVSERVLLAVDHQRTLVDDATAEEFMDAYAAALARLAASV, encoded by the coding sequence GTGAGCCCGTCCGAAGCCCCGCCCGCCGCCCGCCCGGACGGGCACCCCGCCCCGCCGCCCGACGGCGTGGCCCGCACCGCCCCCGTCTCCGGCCTGCAGCGCGGCCTCTGGTTCCTCGACCGCCTGAACCCGGGCGCCGCCACCTACACCACCCCCTGGACGTACGACGTCACCGGCCCGCTCGACCTCACGCTGCTCCGGCGGGCGCTGGACGGCCTGTCGGCCCGGCACGAGGCGCTGCGCACCACCTTCGCGCTGCACCCCGACGGCCCCCGCCAGCACGTCCACCACACCCTCGCCGTCCCGCTCGCCGTCACCGACCTGCGCGGCCTGCCCGAGGACGAACGGGCCGGGCGCGCCGAACGGCTGGTCGACGAGCGCGCCGCCGAACCCTTCGACCTGACCGCCGGCCCGCTGCTGCGCGCCGAGGCGGTCCGCCTCGCCGACGACCGCACCACCCTCCTGTTCGTCGTCCACCACATCGTCTGGGACGGCTGGTCCGCCGAGGTCTTCGAGCGCGAACTCGTCGAGCTGTACGGGGCGGCGGGCGCGGGGCGCGCACCCGCGCTGCCCGAACTCGCCACCCAGTACGCGGACTACGCGCTGGACGAGCAGGACACCCCCTACGAGGAGCACCTCGCCTACTGGAAGGACCGGCTCGACGGCGCCCCGGCCCTGCTGGAACTGCCCGCCGACCACCCCCGGCCCGCCGAACGCGGCCAGCGCGGCCGCACCGAGCCGTTCGACCTGCCCGCCGGCACCGCCGCCCGGGTGCGGGCGCTCGCCGAGCAGGAGGGCGTGACCCCGTTCACCGTCCAACTGGCCGCGTTCGCCCTGCTGGTCGGCCGCTGGACCGGCGCCGACGACCTGCTCGTCGGCACCCCCGTCACCACCCGCAACCGGCCCGAACTCGCCGACCTGCTCGGCTACTTCGTCAACCTGCTGCCGCTGCGGATCAGGCTCGCCCCCGGCGCGACCTTCCGCGGGCTGCTCGCCGACGTCCAGGACGGCGCCTTCGACGCCTTCGGCTACCTCGACGTGCCCTTCGACCAGCTGGTCGACCTGCTCGGCACCGACCGCACCCCGGAGCACCCGCCGCTGGTCCAGGTGGTGTTCGGCGCCCACGCCGAGGACCGCACCCCGCTCGCCCTCGGCGCCGCCACCGCCGAGCGCACCGTCCGCTCCAACGGCACCGCCAAGTTCGACCTCACCTGGTCCGTCTTCGAGGACACCGCCGGCCCCGGCGGGGGCACCGCAGGGGGCGGACTGCGCGGCGAGGCCGAGTACGACAGCGACCTCTTCGACCCCGGCACCGTCCGCCGCCTCGCCGCCGACTACGCCGACCTGCTGGACGCCGCGCTCACCGACCCGGACGCCACCGTGCTCCGGCTCACCTCCGCCGGGCAGCCGCACCGTCCCGCCCGGCTCGACCGGGGCCACTGCCTGCACCACCTGTTCGAGCGGGCCGCCGACGCGTACGGCGACCGGCCCGCCGTCAGCGACCCGGACGGCACCCTCGACTACGCCGAACTCGACCGCCGCGCCAACCGGCTGGCCCACGCCCTGATAGCCCGCGGGGTCCGCCCCGGCGACCGGGTCGGCCTGCTGCTGGAACGCACCGCCGCCGTCCCCGTCGCGATCCTCGCCGTCCTCAAGACCGGCGCCGCCTACGTGCCGGTCGACCTCGCCGCCCCCGCCGACCGGGCCGCCCTGGTCTTCGGCGACACCGCCGTCGGCGCGGTCGTCACCGACCGGCCCGACCGGGCCCCCGACGGCCCCTGGCAGACCCTCGACCTCACCGCGCGGGCCGCGGAGATCGCCGACCGCCCGGCGACCCGGCCCCCGGCGGTCGGCCGCCCCGACGACCTCGCCTACCTGATCTTCACCTCGGGCTCCACCGGCCGCCCCAAGGGCGTCGCCGTCGCCCACGAGCACGTCAGCCGCCTCCTGGCATCCGGCCGTCCGCACTTCGGCTTCGGCCCGGACGCCGTCTGGACGCTCTTCCACAGCTACGCCTTCGACTGGACGGTCTGGGAGCTGTGGGGCGCCCTCCTGCACGGCGCCCGCCTGGTCGTCGTCCCCTACCTGACCAGCCGCTCGCCCGACGAGTTCGCCGGACTCCTCGACGAGCAGCGCGTCACCCACCTCTGCCTCACCCCGTCCGCGCTCCGCCAGCTCGAACCGGCCCTGCGCCGCCACCCCCGGGCCCTGCCCGACCTGCGGTGGATCATGCTCGGCGGCGAGGCCCTCGACCCCGGCGTCGTCCAGCGCTGGCACGACCTCGACCCGCTGCCGCCCGCCCGGCTCTGCAACCTCTACGGCATCACCGAGACCACCGTCCACGTCACCACCCACGACGTGGCACCGGGCGGCGAGGGCTTCGAGCGGAGCCTGGTCGGCGAGCCCATGCCGCACCTCACCGCACTCGTCCTGGACGACTGGCTGCGCCCCTGCCCGGCCGGCGTCCCCGGCGAGCTGTACATCGGCGGCGGCAGCCTCGCCCACGGCTACTGGGGCCGGCCCGGCCTCACCGCCGGACGCTTCGTCGCCGACCCGTACGGCCCGCCCGGCGCCCGGCTCTACCGGACCGGGGACGTCGCCCGCCGGCTGCCGGACGGCGCGCTGGAGTACGTCGGCCGGGCGGACTTCCAGGTCAAGCTCCGCGGCTTCCGGATCGAGCTCGGCGAGATCGAGAACGCCGTCACCGCCCACCCCGACGTGGACGCCTGCGTGGTCACCGTGCACGACGACCGGCTCGCCGCGTACGTCACCGGGCGCGAGCCGGCCGACCTGCGCGGGTTCCTCGGCCGCTCGCTGCCCGACTACATGGTCCCGGCGACCGTCACCGTGCTCGACGCGCTGCCGCTCACCGTCAACGGCAAGGTCGACCGGGCGGCGCTGCCCGCCCCGGGGCGCCCCTCGCCCGCCGCCGCGGGCCGGCACGCCGAACCGCGCACCCCGGAGGAGGAGCTGTTCGCCGCCGTCTGGACGGAGGTGCTGGGCGTCCCCGGGATCGGGGTCCACGACGACTTCTTCCACCTCGGCGGGGACTCGATCCGGGCCGTCCAGCTGGCCGGCGTGCTGCACGACCGGGGCTGGCAGGTCGGCCTGCGGGACGTCTTCAACGCCCCCACCGTCGCCGCCCTGCTGCCGCTCGCCCGCCCGGCGGCCGCCGACCCCGGCGCGGACCGGCCGTTCGCCCTCCTCGCCGAGGAGGACCGGGCCGAGCTGCCGCCGGACGTCGTCGACGCCTACCCGATGGTCTCCATGCAGCTCTCCATGGTCTTCCACATGGAGGTCGCCGGCGGCACCGACAGCTACCACAACGTCAACTCCTACCGGATCGCCGGGGACCTCGACGAGACCGCGTTCCACCGCTCCGTCAACGAGGCGATGACCCGGCACGCGGTGCTCCGCACCGGCCTCGACCTCTCCGGCTACGGCGAACCGCTCCAGCTCGTGCACGGCACCCTGCCCGCACCCGTCTCCTTCGCCGACCTGCGCGGCGCGGGCCCGGCGGAGCAGGACGCGGCGGTCCGGGCCGTCTTCGACGACCACCGCGAGCGGCCGTTCGACCTCGCCGTGCCGCCGCTCTTCCGGATCACCGTGCAGCGCCTGGCCGAGGACGCGTTCCAGCTCACCGTCTCCGAGCACCACGCGATCCTCGACGGCTGGAGCTTCACCTCGCTGCTCACCGAACTCCTGGAGCGGCACACCGCACTGGCCGCCGACCCGGCGTCCGCGCCCACCCCGCCGCCGCGCACCGCCTTCCGCGACTTCGTCGCCGTCGAACGGGCGGCGGCCGGGGACGCCGGGTCCCTGGACTACTGGCACCGCCGGCTCGACGGCGCCACCGGCCAGCTCTGGCCCGGCAGCGAGGACGTCCACGAGCTGCCGCGCACGGTCGAACGGGTCCTCCCGGACGCGCCAGGCCAGCTGCGGCGGGCCGCCGACGCGCTCGCCGTCCCGGTCAAGTCGGTCGCGCTCGCCGCCCACCTGCACGCGCTGGCCCGGATCACCGGGCGGGCACGGGTCACCACCGGGCTGGCGATGAACGGCCGGCTGGAGCGGCTCGGCGGCACCGAGGTGTACGGGCTGTTCCTCAACACCGTGCCGCTGGTGGCCGAACCGGGCGAGGACCTCGCCGAACTGGTCCGCCACGTGCACCGGGAGGAGCTGGACATGATGCCGCACCGCCGGGTGCCGTTCGCCCGGCTGGCCCGGATGATGGCCGACACCGCGCTCGACAGCCAGTTCGGCTACCTGCGGTTCCACGCCCTGGGGCGGCTCGGCTCGGCCCGGATCGAGGACGGCCGGATCGGCTCCGAACCCACCCTGCGGCACGAGCCCAACAGCTTCGCCTTCGGCGCCTCGCTGATCCAGGACCCGGTCTCGGAGCGCGTCCTGCTCGCGGTCGACCACCAGCGCACGCTGGTCGACGACGCCACGGCCGAGGAGTTCATGGACGCCTACGCGGCGGCGCTGGCCCGGCTGGCCGCCTCGGTCTGA
- a CDS encoding cytochrome P450 — protein sequence MVTTTSVDLTDPALWARPDTPALVDALRREAPVHRTDTLDDGPVWSVMTYRESADVLRNAAVFSSESGSLLGAGVGNVPVGSGRMMALTDPPRHRELRAPANPFFSKGGVRGASRSIAERAGELFDRAVEQGEVDLVDVVSALPLAVMCDLLDVPEQDREMMVRVCDVAFLGNTPEERRAGHQQLIPYLLHQVMLRRTDPRDDLISMMATYKVGGRLMPVEDVVLNLDNIVVGGVQTVRHTAAMGLHTLIQRPDLWRRLQQGEVSMDSAVDELLRWTSVGLHTLRTASRDVELAGRRIRRGDRVAVWVWSANRDPEAFDRPEEVLLDRSPNKHLALGLGAHYCIGAPLAKAELGALFSAALEKAAAIEPAGPVQYNRSIINFGLDHLPVRITPR from the coding sequence ATGGTGACCACCACCTCCGTCGACCTCACCGACCCGGCCCTCTGGGCCCGCCCGGACACCCCGGCGCTGGTCGACGCGCTGCGCCGGGAGGCGCCCGTCCACCGCACCGACACCCTGGACGACGGACCGGTCTGGTCGGTCATGACCTACCGCGAGTCGGCCGACGTGCTGCGCAACGCGGCCGTGTTCAGCTCGGAGTCCGGCTCGCTGCTGGGCGCGGGCGTCGGCAACGTGCCCGTCGGCTCGGGCCGGATGATGGCCCTCACCGACCCGCCCCGGCACCGCGAACTGCGCGCCCCCGCCAACCCGTTCTTCTCGAAGGGCGGGGTGCGCGGCGCCTCCCGGTCGATCGCGGAGCGGGCCGGGGAGCTCTTCGACCGGGCCGTCGAGCAGGGCGAGGTCGACCTCGTCGACGTGGTGTCCGCGCTGCCGCTCGCCGTCATGTGCGACCTGCTGGACGTCCCCGAGCAGGACCGCGAGATGATGGTCCGGGTCTGCGACGTGGCCTTCCTCGGCAACACCCCGGAGGAACGCCGGGCCGGCCACCAGCAGTTGATCCCGTACCTGCTGCACCAGGTGATGCTGCGCCGCACCGACCCGCGCGACGACCTGATCTCCATGATGGCCACCTACAAGGTCGGCGGCCGGCTGATGCCGGTCGAGGACGTGGTGCTCAACCTGGACAACATCGTGGTCGGCGGCGTCCAGACGGTCCGCCACACCGCGGCGATGGGGCTGCACACCCTGATCCAGCGCCCGGACCTGTGGCGGAGGCTGCAGCAGGGCGAGGTGTCGATGGACTCCGCAGTGGACGAGCTGCTGCGGTGGACCTCGGTCGGCCTGCACACCCTGCGCACCGCGAGCCGGGACGTCGAGCTGGCCGGGCGGCGGATCCGCCGCGGCGACCGGGTGGCGGTCTGGGTCTGGTCCGCGAACCGCGACCCGGAGGCCTTCGACCGGCCCGAGGAGGTCCTGCTCGACCGCTCGCCCAACAAGCACCTCGCGCTGGGCCTGGGCGCCCACTACTGCATCGGCGCGCCGCTGGCCAAGGCCGAGCTGGGCGCGCTGTTCTCGGCGGCGCTGGAGAAGGCGGCGGCGATCGAGCCGGCCGGTCCGGTGCAGTACAACCGGTCGATCATCAACTTCGGCCTGGACCACCTCCCGGTGCGGATCACCCCGCGCTGA
- a CDS encoding MbtH family protein: MSNPFEDDNAGYLVLVNDENQHSLWPVWIDVPAGWSTVHGEATRQECLDWIEANWTDIRPAGLVAALGAR, translated from the coding sequence ATGAGCAACCCCTTCGAGGACGACAACGCCGGCTACCTGGTGCTGGTCAACGACGAGAACCAGCACTCGCTCTGGCCGGTCTGGATCGACGTGCCGGCCGGCTGGAGCACCGTCCACGGTGAGGCCACCCGCCAGGAGTGCCTCGACTGGATCGAGGCGAACTGGACCGACATCCGCCCGGCCGGCCTGGTGGCCGCCCTCGGCGCCCGGTGA
- a CDS encoding thioesterase II family protein, with the protein MTVTAPRTAAAPPAAPQAQPPRSAARPRIEGDWLFVPAPQPHRPFRLFCFPHAGGDATAYTPLARALAPAAEVWALRPPARGGRSRHPMPADFDTLVAAVAEALAPHLGGGVRYGFYGQSFGALLAYEVARALPADLRPELVVAASAPCPAEWAERESKDLDAPELLRLTGLEEVVRADPDLVDLALAGIRTDLAVSATYRHRPHAPIGSALYAVAGADDPMSTATDLTGWAAHTRGDFGHHVVPGGHLLATVDRPGPVALLTTLLAARQTSVPAHDTREQQW; encoded by the coding sequence ATGACCGTCACCGCGCCGCGGACCGCCGCCGCACCGCCGGCCGCCCCGCAGGCCCAGCCCCCGCGGAGCGCCGCCCGCCCGAGGATCGAGGGCGACTGGCTGTTCGTCCCCGCACCCCAGCCCCACCGGCCGTTCCGGCTGTTCTGCTTCCCGCACGCCGGCGGCGACGCCACCGCCTACACCCCGCTGGCCCGGGCCCTCGCCCCGGCCGCCGAGGTCTGGGCGCTGCGCCCGCCGGCCCGCGGCGGCCGCAGCCGGCACCCGATGCCGGCCGACTTCGACACGCTGGTCGCGGCCGTCGCCGAGGCCCTCGCCCCGCACCTGGGCGGCGGCGTCCGGTACGGCTTCTACGGGCAGAGCTTCGGCGCCCTGCTCGCCTACGAGGTGGCCCGCGCGCTGCCCGCCGACCTCCGCCCCGAGCTGGTGGTCGCGGCCTCCGCGCCCTGCCCCGCCGAGTGGGCCGAACGCGAGTCCAAGGACCTCGACGCACCCGAACTGCTCAGGCTCACCGGCCTGGAGGAGGTCGTCCGGGCCGACCCCGACCTCGTCGACCTCGCCCTCGCGGGCATCCGCACCGACCTCGCGGTCAGCGCCACCTACCGCCACCGGCCGCACGCGCCGATCGGCTCCGCGCTCTACGCCGTGGCCGGCGCCGACGACCCGATGTCCACCGCCACCGACCTGACCGGCTGGGCCGCGCACACCCGCGGCGACTTCGGCCACCACGTCGTCCCCGGCGGGCACCTCCTGGCGACCGTCGACCGGCCCGGCCCGGTCGCCCTCCTGACCACCCTCCTGGCGGCCCGCCAGACCTCCGTCCCCGCGCACGACACCAGGGAGCAGCAATGGTGA
- a CDS encoding TauD/TfdA family dioxygenase, translating to MPISWELNPGRPALTRVPAGADLAEACAWLRDNEAELTAALHEHGTIFLRGLPVAASADVAAVRDVLIPEPTPYREKATPRSDFGDGVFSSTDLPPAQSIRMHNENSYTLTFPGRLLFACLTAPEAGGATPTADVRKVLAALPEHLAERGRSSGWTLNRAYSDYVSLGWRTAFGTEDRADVEQYCRENGISWEWQPDGNLRTSQLRSATIHHPHTGEEVWFNHLAFWSEWSLDPDIREAMADEFGPDGLPFNTGFGDGEPLSREDVDALNAAYEAATVRETWQVGDVMLVDNVLCAHGRDPFRGDRRIAVAMGRPVDVLDCRPSVLPTAAVPA from the coding sequence ATGCCGATCAGCTGGGAGCTGAACCCCGGCCGCCCCGCCCTCACCCGGGTGCCGGCCGGCGCCGACCTCGCCGAGGCCTGCGCCTGGCTGCGCGACAACGAGGCCGAGCTGACCGCCGCCCTGCACGAGCACGGCACGATCTTCCTGCGCGGGCTGCCGGTGGCGGCCAGCGCGGACGTCGCCGCCGTCCGCGACGTGCTGATCCCCGAGCCGACCCCGTACCGGGAGAAGGCCACCCCGCGCAGCGACTTCGGCGACGGCGTCTTCTCGTCGACCGACCTGCCGCCCGCCCAGTCGATCCGGATGCACAACGAGAACAGCTACACCCTGACCTTCCCCGGCCGGCTGCTCTTCGCCTGCCTGACCGCCCCGGAGGCCGGCGGCGCCACCCCGACCGCCGACGTCCGCAAGGTCCTCGCCGCGCTGCCGGAGCACCTCGCCGAGCGCGGCCGCTCCTCGGGCTGGACGCTGAACCGCGCCTACTCCGACTACGTCTCGCTCGGCTGGCGGACCGCGTTCGGCACCGAGGACCGCGCCGACGTCGAGCAGTACTGCCGGGAGAACGGCATCTCCTGGGAGTGGCAGCCGGACGGCAACCTGCGTACCAGCCAGCTGCGTTCCGCCACGATCCACCACCCGCACACCGGCGAGGAGGTCTGGTTCAACCACCTGGCCTTCTGGAGCGAGTGGTCGCTCGACCCGGACATCCGGGAGGCCATGGCCGACGAGTTCGGCCCGGACGGCCTGCCGTTCAACACCGGCTTCGGCGACGGCGAACCGCTCTCCCGGGAGGACGTGGACGCGCTCAACGCCGCCTACGAGGCCGCGACCGTCCGCGAGACCTGGCAGGTCGGCGACGTGATGCTGGTCGACAACGTGCTCTGCGCGCACGGCCGTGACCCGTTCCGCGGCGACCGGAGGATCGCCGTCGCGATGGGCCGCCCGGTCGACGTCCTGGACTGCCGGCCCAGCGTGCTGCCCACCGCCGCCGTCCCCGCCTGA
- a CDS encoding non-ribosomal peptide synthetase, which produces MTTFAEPAATPAAPATPAGTAPAAAVPADLLTGLRAAVAAHPARPAVHAADGSLDFAALDRRTAALARALRAHGVRRGDRVGVHLARTADLPVALLAAWRAGAAYVPLDPAYPAERIAFMAADARLAAVVSADAAPPVPAGVAVLRPDADATGTADDTRSDAAPHPLDPAYVIYTSGSTGRPKGVEVTHGGVAHLLDALARTGAFRPEPAVVGWNASVSFDASVPQWTRLCRGDTLVVIDDARRADPARLAGLLAEHGVTDLDLTPSHWQLLREPLAGARVPRLFMGGEPVPERTWRELADGGIEAFNLYGPTECTVEAVTARITGPGPHLGEPLPGVRVHLLDDRLAPVTGAGAVGELYLAGPGVAHGYPGHPGLTAGRFVADPFGPAGTRMYRTGDQARRTAEGLLEYVGRVDRQVKLRGFRVELGEVEHTLAGLDGVTAAAATVHEAAPGDVRLAGYVTGAVRPAELLAELRRTVPAHLVPATVTVLDALPLTPNGKVDHRALPAPQAEAPGGGPAGTPAGASAADGPAGVDEQVAEVWRTVLGVPSVEPTDDFLSLGGHSLAALRVVHLLRRKLNVELQLRHLLDAADLAGFTAAVRSAAAAGTAAPRPALTARRAAVR; this is translated from the coding sequence ATGACCACCTTCGCCGAGCCGGCCGCCACCCCCGCCGCGCCCGCCACCCCCGCCGGCACCGCACCCGCCGCCGCCGTGCCCGCCGACCTGCTGACCGGCCTGCGCGCCGCCGTCGCCGCCCACCCCGCCCGTCCCGCCGTGCACGCCGCCGACGGCAGCCTCGACTTCGCCGCCCTGGACCGCCGCACCGCGGCCCTGGCCCGCGCCCTCCGGGCCCACGGCGTCCGGCGCGGCGACCGGGTCGGCGTCCACCTCGCCCGCACCGCCGACCTGCCGGTCGCCCTGCTCGCCGCCTGGCGGGCCGGCGCGGCGTACGTCCCGCTGGACCCGGCCTACCCGGCCGAGCGGATCGCCTTCATGGCGGCCGACGCCCGCCTCGCCGCCGTGGTCAGCGCCGACGCCGCCCCGCCGGTCCCGGCCGGCGTCGCCGTGCTCCGCCCGGACGCCGACGCGACGGGCACCGCCGACGACACCCGGTCCGACGCCGCCCCGCACCCGCTCGACCCGGCCTACGTCATCTACACCTCCGGCTCCACCGGCCGCCCCAAGGGCGTCGAGGTCACCCACGGCGGCGTCGCCCACCTGCTGGACGCCCTGGCCCGGACCGGCGCCTTCCGCCCCGAGCCGGCCGTCGTCGGCTGGAACGCCAGCGTCTCCTTCGACGCCTCCGTCCCGCAGTGGACCAGGCTCTGCCGCGGCGACACCCTGGTGGTGATCGACGACGCCCGGCGCGCCGACCCGGCCCGGCTGGCCGGGCTGCTCGCCGAGCACGGCGTCACCGACCTCGACCTGACGCCCTCGCACTGGCAGCTGCTCCGCGAGCCGCTGGCCGGCGCCCGGGTGCCGCGCCTGTTCATGGGCGGCGAGCCGGTGCCCGAGCGCACCTGGCGCGAGCTGGCCGACGGCGGCATCGAGGCGTTCAACCTGTACGGCCCCACCGAGTGCACCGTCGAGGCGGTCACCGCCCGGATCACCGGCCCCGGCCCGCACCTGGGCGAACCGCTGCCCGGCGTCCGCGTCCACCTGCTGGACGACCGGCTCGCCCCGGTCACCGGGGCCGGCGCCGTCGGCGAGCTCTACCTGGCCGGGCCCGGCGTCGCGCACGGCTACCCGGGCCACCCGGGGCTGACCGCGGGCCGCTTCGTCGCCGACCCGTTCGGCCCGGCCGGCACCCGGATGTACCGGACGGGCGACCAGGCCCGCCGCACCGCCGAGGGCCTGCTGGAGTACGTCGGCCGGGTCGACCGGCAGGTCAAGCTGCGCGGCTTCCGGGTCGAACTCGGCGAGGTCGAGCACACGCTGGCCGGGCTGGACGGGGTCACCGCCGCCGCGGCCACCGTGCACGAGGCCGCACCCGGGGACGTCCGGCTGGCCGGCTACGTCACGGGCGCGGTCCGCCCCGCCGAGCTGCTCGCCGAGCTGCGCCGCACGGTGCCCGCCCACCTGGTGCCGGCCACCGTGACCGTGCTGGACGCGCTGCCGCTCACCCCCAACGGCAAGGTCGACCACCGGGCCCTGCCCGCACCGCAGGCGGAGGCCCCGGGAGGCGGCCCGGCGGGCACCCCGGCGGGCGCCTCCGCGGCCGACGGGCCCGCAGGAGTGGACGAGCAGGTCGCCGAGGTCTGGCGGACGGTGCTCGGCGTCCCGAGCGTCGAGCCCACCGACGACTTCCTCTCCCTCGGCGGCCACTCGCTCGCCGCCCTGCGCGTCGTCCACCTGCTGCGCCGCAAGCTGAACGTCGAGCTCCAGCTGCGCCACCTGCTGGACGCCGCCGACCTGGCCGGGTTCACCGCCGCCGTCCGCAGCGCCGCCGCGGCGGGCACCGCCGCCCCGCGCCCCGCGCTCACCGCCCGCCGGGCGGCCGTCCGATGA